In Amaranthus tricolor cultivar Red isolate AtriRed21 chromosome 5, ASM2621246v1, whole genome shotgun sequence, a genomic segment contains:
- the LOC130814058 gene encoding universal stress protein PHOS34-like, producing MAEEGRKIGLAMDFSKGSKAALKWALDGLIRKGDTLFIIHVMHPQALESRNLLWATSGSPLIPLGEFCDPEVRHGYGVEVEPDVLELLDLTCKQQEVNVLWKIYWGDAREKVCEAVLSYELDALVMGSRGLGSIRRVLLGSVTSYVLEHATCPVTVVKDRPH from the exons ATGGCAGAAGAAGGAAGGAAAATAGGATTAGCAATGGATTTCTCAAAGGGAAGCAAAGCAGCATTGAAATGGGCATTAGATGGTCTAATTAGGAAGGGAGATACCCTTTTTATTATACACGTTATGCATCCCCAAGCTTTAGAGTCTCGCAATCTTCTTTGGGCTACATCTGGTTCAC CTTTAATACCTCTTGGTGAATTTTGTGATCCGGAGGTGAGGCATGGTTATGGAGTAGAAGTTGAACCTGATGTTTTGGAATTGCTTGACTTGACATGCAAACAACAAGAG GTAAATGTGCTTTGGAAAATCTACTGGGGAGATGCAAGGGAAAAAGTTTGTGAAGCAGTTTTGAGCTATGAATTGGATGCTTTGGTCATGGGAAGCAGAGGATTAGGCTCCATCCGAAG GGTATTACTCGGAAGTGTGACAAGCTATGTGCTAGAGCATGCAACTTGCCCAGTTACAGTTGTGAAGGACCGTCCGCATTAA